In the genome of Dyadobacter fermentans DSM 18053, the window TGTTCCCATTGTCGAAACGCAGCAAAACGTTCGCGTGGTCTTCGGTATTGATGGGTACATCGGCGTAGTCTTCCGGTTGCAGCAATTTGCCCGAGTAAGTCTCAACGGCTTTCAAAGGCTTTTTGCGGGTTTTGTGGACGGTGTTGAAATCCGCGAAAACGGCAACGGTTTTCAGGCCGGTGATGTATTCCAGGATGTCCATCAGGTGGGAACCGATGTCCGCGATCGCGCGCGAGTCGCCGGATTTGTCCGGTTCGAGGCGCCAGTTATAATCGGTGTTGTAGAACAGCCAGTCTTGCAGGTAAGAGCCGATGAACGAATAAATCTCGCCTAGTTCGCCTTTTTCGCGCATCGATTTCATCTGGCGCGCCAGCGGGTAGTAACGCAGGTTGAAGTGAACCGCATTCACAAGGCCGGTTTTGGCAGCCAGTTCCACGAGTTCTTCCGCTTCTGCGAGGTCTTTGGCCAATGGTTTTTCACAAATCACGTGTTTGCCGGCGAGCAATGCCGCTTTCGACTGTGAGTAGTGCAGGAAGTTAGGCGTACAAATGTGGATCGCCTGAATGTCATCCTGTTTCAACAGTTCATCGAACGTGTAGGAACGTGCAATGCCAAGCGCGTCAGCTTTTTCCTTGGCCAGTTCTGCGGTCACTTCGCAAAGTGCGGCAACTTCTACATTAGGAAGACGTCTCAGTGCTTCAATGTGTGCGGGGCCAATGAAGCCTGTTCCGACAACGCCAACTTTGATTTTGTTCATAAATGGGTATGGAATGATTGGTGAAAAACAGTCCGCTCTCGCGGGTTAAATTGGGATGTACAGTAATTAAAATTGAGTATTCAGGATGAAAAATCCGTCCATTTCGTCTCCGTCTTGTTCGAGGCAATGACGGCGTCGATGAACTTCATACCCCGCAAACCATCCTGTGCCGACGGGAAATCGTACACCGGATCGGCCTTTTTGCCTTCCCAGTAAGCCCTCACATGGATGGCGAAGTTGCGGTAGAGATTGGCGAAGGCTTCGAAGTAGCCCTCGGGGTGGCCGGCGGGGATGCGGGTATGCACCTGCGCGGCTTTGGACAGGTTGCCCACGCCCGTGCGGATCATGCGGGTGCCCTGGTTGGTTTTGTGGATCAGCGTGTTAGGCTCCATTTGCTTCCATTGCAGGCCGCCGGTTTCACCATACACGCGGATATTGAGGTCATTTTCCTCGCCGTTGGCGATCTGGCTGTTTTGCAGGATACCCTTGGCGCCGTTATTGAAGCGAAGCAAAATATGTGCGTCATCATCCAGCAAACGGCCTTCCACAAATATCGTAAGGTCGGCGCAAATCTGGGTTATTTTGAGCCCGGTGATGTATTCGGCCAGATTTTCGGCGTGCGTGCCGATGTCGCCCAGGCCTCCCGCAGCCCCCGATCGCTTAGGGTCGGTACGCCATGCGGCCTGTTTATTGCCGGTTACTTCCACGAGTGTGGCGAGCCAGCCTTGCGGATATTCCACAATTACCTTTCTTACTTCTCCAATGGCACCTGAGGCGATCATCTGGCGGGCCTCCTTTACCATAGGGTATCCGGTGTAGTTATGGGTAAGACAGAAGATAAGGCCTGTTTTTTCGACCAGGGCCACGATTTCCTCGGCTTCTTCGGTATTGAGTGTAATAGGCTTATCACAAACGACGTGGAAGCCGTTTTCAAGCGCGAGCTTCGTAGGCGCGGCATGTACGTGGTTTGGAGTGACAATGGCAACAAAATCCATGCGTTCGCCTTCGGGGAGCTGCTTTTCTCGGAGGATCATCTCCTCAAAGTCGTTATAAACCCTGTTTTCAGGCAGATATAAGGCTTTTCCAGTTTCCTTAGACTTGGCAGGATCGGAGCTGAAAACTCCGCAAACCAGCTCAATTTCTCCATCCATGATCGCTGCACGGCGATGGACCCCACCAATAAATGCATCGAGGGAGCCGCCTACCATGCCCATTCTGATCTTTCTTGACATTCCAGTTGGTTTAAGGTTTTTGAAATAGATTATACAGATAAGAAAGAGCAGCGTAAAGGACTCTTACTTCCTACAAATATAAATTTAAGACATAAAAAACATTGCTTAGGAATAGTGAAAAGCAGTAGAATTCCCGGGAGTTTGTTTTTTTTGTGAAATCTTTGAAATAAAAAGAGTATCCCGAAATCAATCATCTTATTCAAATAATCAAACCCATTTTGTCACATGACCCAATCAGTTAACAGCGGAAGGCTCTTCAATGCAAGTTGTTTTGCGCTCATAACCACTGCATTCTCATTTAGTATCCGTGCAGGGATTCTGCCCCAGCTGGGCGCCGAGTTTAACCTCTCCGCCGAGCAACTGGGCTTTATCAACTCGATGTGGTTCTTCGGGTTTCCCCTCGCGATGATCATCGGCGGGCTCGTTTACCACACCATCGGCCCGAAAACGATTATGCAGGTTGCGTTCGTTTGTCACGCGGTTGGTATCATCATGACCATCTATTCCGGCGGTTACGCCGGCCTTTTGATCTCCACATTCCTCATCGGGGTAGGTAACGGCTGTACAGAGGCGGCTTGTAACCCGATGATCGCCGATTCTTACTCGGGCCTGCAAATGAGCAAAATGCTCAACCGTTTCCACATGTGGTTCCCCGGCGGTATCGTGGTTGGTTCATTGATCTCGAAATTCATGACCGACGCCAACCTCGGCTGGCAGGCACAGATTTGGGTGATACTTATCCCGACGTTTATTTACGCGTTCCTTTTCTGGGGACAAGCATTCCCTAAACCGCACGTGGACGGTGTAACTTCAATCGGTGAAAACGTGAAAGCCATGTTCACACCGCTGTTCCTTTTCATCTTCGTTTGTATGGCATTCACGGCGATCAGCGAGTTCGGGCCGCAGCAATGGACAGGCCTCATCATGAGCAAAAGCGGTGCAAGCCCCATGCTGATCCTCGCCCTGGTAACCGGTTTGATGGCCATCGCGCGTTTCTTCGCTCACCCGATCGTGGCGGCTATCGGCCAAACGGGCATCCTTTGGGGCTCGTCGATCCTCGCAGCCATTGGAATTTACCTGTTCAGCACCGTTACCGGTCCTGCGGCTTATGCGGCAGCGGTGATCTTCGCGATGGGCGTTGCGCTGTTCTGGCCGACAATGATCGGTTTCGTAGCGCAAAACGTGCCATTGAGCGGTGCATTGGGTATGTCTATCGTAGGTGGTATCGGCATGTTCTCGACGGCCATCTGGCAGCCGGTAATCGGTAAATGGCTCGATGATGCAAAAGCTGAGAAAGCAGCAGCAGGTCTGACAGGTGACGAAATGGAGCTGGCCGCGGGGCAAGCTACGCTGAGCACCATGGTGATGTTCCCTGCATTGCTGATCGTCGCATTCGCGATCCTGTATTTCTGGATGAAAGGTCGTAAAACGGTAGCTACTTCTTCGGCAGCGGTTCACTGATTTCCGTAACATATCAATGCAAAAAGGACGCCTCATCAGCGTCCTTTTTGCATTATCACGTTTTCTAACGGCTATTTCAACTTAACGATCGTCACGCCCGCACCGCCGCGGTCGGCGTGCTCGTCGTACATGCCCGCTACCTGCTTGTACCCGCGCAGGTGGTTGCGCACGAGGGTGCGCAGGATGCCGTCGCCCTTGCCGTGTACAATCCGCAGCTCGTCGTACCCGAGCATAATGGCATTGTCCATAAACTGGTCTACAAGGCCTAATGCCTCCTCGCCGCGTTTGCCGCGCATGTCGAGATTAAAGCTGAAATTGAGCATGCGCTCATTCATATCTACGCCCCTGTAAGCGGCCTTAATGCCCTTATCGCCCGTAGCCGCGCGGTAGGTTTTGCGGGATACTTTTTCGAGGCGGTTCAGCTTCACATTTGATTTCAGGTCGCCAATGCGGATTTCCGCGTCCTTGCCCTTCACCGATAATACTTCGCCAATGGCCGTTTGTCCGCTTATACGCACATAACTGCCCGGAGTAATATCGCCGCCTTCCGGTTCGTATTCTTCCTCGGCGGGTTGGCTTTCGGTCACTTCGGCGAGTTTCAGGTTGTTTTTGCCAAAATTTTCAAGCGTGGTCCGCACCGTTTTGGTCTTTTCCTTCTCGGCTTTGTTTTCCTTGATCTCCCGAATGGTATTCTCGATCAGCTGATTCGCATCCGAAAGCAGGTTTTTGGCCTTCTGCTTCGCTTCATTGACGATCTTTTTCTCGTTGTTTTCGAGTTTCTCTTTCAATGCGGTGTAGTCGGCGACCTGCTTGGTCAGCTTGCGTTCCTTAATGCCTATTTCAATGTTCTTCTCCGCAAACACGCGCCGTTCGATGTCGAGCTCTTTCAGGAGTTTTTCAAAATTCACCTGCTGCGTGCCCAGCTTTTCCTTCGCGCGTGCCACCACAGCCTTCGGTAACCCGATTTTGGAAGCGATTTCAAATGCGAATGAGCTGCCCGGCCGACCGATTTCGAGCTGGTACAGCGGTTCCAGATGCTCGCCATCGAAGCGCATCGCCCCATTCACCAGCCCTTCCGTTTTGTCCGCAAGCACTTTCAGATTGGTATAATGCGTGTTAATCATCCCGAATGCGCCCGATTTGGTCAGGTTTTCCAGGATGGCTTCCGCAATGGCGCCGCCCAGCCCTGGTTCAGTTCCCGTTCCGAATTCATCGATCAGGAACAGCGTCCGCTTGTTGGCCATGGAAAGGAAATGGCGCATGTTGGTCAAGTGCGAGCTGTACGTACTCAGGTCATTTTCCAGCGACTGCTCGTCACCGATATCGATGAAGATATTCTGGAAAAAGCCCATTGAAGAACCTTCCAGCATCGGCACCAGCAGCCCGCATTGAAACATATATTGGATTAATCCCACCGTTTTCAAAGCCACGGACTTTCCACCCGCATTCGGCCCGGAAACGATGAGAATGCGCTGCTTTTCCTGCAATTCAATGTTCAGCGGAATGACCTTTTTACCCTGCTTTTGAAACGACAAATGTAGCAAAGGATGCCGCGCCTCGCGCCAGTCGATAAATTGGCGATTTTCAAACGGCGGGTTAATCGCGCCCATCTCACCGGCCAGCCTTGCTTTCGCGCGCAGGAAATCCATTAGGCCCAGGAAACCGTAAGCCTTTTGCAAATCGGGCACGAATGGACGGATATAGGCCGTCAATTCGTGCAAAATGCGGTTCATCTCGCGGCGTTCCTCGTATTCGAGTTCGCGGATTTCATTGTTGGACTCAAAAACATCCGTCGGTTCGATGAAAACGGTTTGCCCGGTGGCTGATTCGTCGTGGATAAATCCGCGCAGCTTCCGCTTGTGCTCAGCGGCGACGGGAATTACCATGCGGCCATTCCGGACGGTGAGCGACACATCGTCGCCGATCCAGCCATTGCTTCTGGCGGATTTGAGGATGGTATCCAGTTTCTTACGAATGCCGGCCTGCTCGGAAATCAGTCGTTTGCGAATGCGCGAAAGCTCGGACGACGCCGAGTCGCGGATCTGCCCGCGGTCGTCGATAATGCGGTCGATGGCGTCGGTAACGGCCTTTTCGACCCTGATTGTTTTGGCATACTCACCCAGGATAGGGAATGCATCGGCCTCCTGGCTTTCAAAAAAGCGCAGGCAAAGCCGGATCGTAAGCAGCGACACTTTTAAATCCGAAAACTCGGGCTGCGTGAGCAGCATTCCTTCAATGGATGCCCGTTTCAGATAAGGCGTCGCGTCGATGTAATTCTGGGATGGGAAATTCTCGCCCAGTTCCAGGATGCGCTGCATTTCGGCGGTCTGGCTCACCAGTTTTTCCACCATGCCGAAATTCTCGGAAAACCGGATTTTTTCAACAAAACCCTGACCCAAAGAGCTGATACAAAGCTCCTTCAATCGTTCCCTCAGCTTGTCGAATCCCAGTTTTTGTTCTAATGTATTGGGGTAAAGCATTGTTTAATGGCTATCGGCCATCGGCTTTCGGCCGTCGGCCTGGTAATTAAATGGTGGTTGACTGCTGGCTTCCGCTTTTTCAGTAATCAGCCATCGAATGTTTTAATTAGAGTAAATTTTGAACCTAAACCGCCCAATAGGGGACAGTATACAGCTTAAAGCGCACAGCTTATAGCCGACAGCCGACCGCCGAAGTTGTTCCTAAAACACATTCCGTATCTCCTCTTTCAAAACCTTCAAAGCGTGCGTCGAGGGCTGCATTTCCTTTTCGA includes:
- a CDS encoding MFS transporter encodes the protein MTQSVNSGRLFNASCFALITTAFSFSIRAGILPQLGAEFNLSAEQLGFINSMWFFGFPLAMIIGGLVYHTIGPKTIMQVAFVCHAVGIIMTIYSGGYAGLLISTFLIGVGNGCTEAACNPMIADSYSGLQMSKMLNRFHMWFPGGIVVGSLISKFMTDANLGWQAQIWVILIPTFIYAFLFWGQAFPKPHVDGVTSIGENVKAMFTPLFLFIFVCMAFTAISEFGPQQWTGLIMSKSGASPMLILALVTGLMAIARFFAHPIVAAIGQTGILWGSSILAAIGIYLFSTVTGPAAYAAAVIFAMGVALFWPTMIGFVAQNVPLSGALGMSIVGGIGMFSTAIWQPVIGKWLDDAKAEKAAAGLTGDEMELAAGQATLSTMVMFPALLIVAFAILYFWMKGRKTVATSSAAVH
- a CDS encoding Gfo/Idh/MocA family protein, giving the protein MGMVGGSLDAFIGGVHRRAAIMDGEIELVCGVFSSDPAKSKETGKALYLPENRVYNDFEEMILREKQLPEGERMDFVAIVTPNHVHAAPTKLALENGFHVVCDKPITLNTEEAEEIVALVEKTGLIFCLTHNYTGYPMVKEARQMIASGAIGEVRKVIVEYPQGWLATLVEVTGNKQAAWRTDPKRSGAAGGLGDIGTHAENLAEYITGLKITQICADLTIFVEGRLLDDDAHILLRFNNGAKGILQNSQIANGEENDLNIRVYGETGGLQWKQMEPNTLIHKTNQGTRMIRTGVGNLSKAAQVHTRIPAGHPEGYFEAFANLYRNFAIHVRAYWEGKKADPVYDFPSAQDGLRGMKFIDAVIASNKTETKWTDFSS
- a CDS encoding endonuclease MutS2, yielding MLYPNTLEQKLGFDKLRERLKELCISSLGQGFVEKIRFSENFGMVEKLVSQTAEMQRILELGENFPSQNYIDATPYLKRASIEGMLLTQPEFSDLKVSLLTIRLCLRFFESQEADAFPILGEYAKTIRVEKAVTDAIDRIIDDRGQIRDSASSELSRIRKRLISEQAGIRKKLDTILKSARSNGWIGDDVSLTVRNGRMVIPVAAEHKRKLRGFIHDESATGQTVFIEPTDVFESNNEIRELEYEERREMNRILHELTAYIRPFVPDLQKAYGFLGLMDFLRAKARLAGEMGAINPPFENRQFIDWREARHPLLHLSFQKQGKKVIPLNIELQEKQRILIVSGPNAGGKSVALKTVGLIQYMFQCGLLVPMLEGSSMGFFQNIFIDIGDEQSLENDLSTYSSHLTNMRHFLSMANKRTLFLIDEFGTGTEPGLGGAIAEAILENLTKSGAFGMINTHYTNLKVLADKTEGLVNGAMRFDGEHLEPLYQLEIGRPGSSFAFEIASKIGLPKAVVARAKEKLGTQQVNFEKLLKELDIERRVFAEKNIEIGIKERKLTKQVADYTALKEKLENNEKKIVNEAKQKAKNLLSDANQLIENTIREIKENKAEKEKTKTVRTTLENFGKNNLKLAEVTESQPAEEEYEPEGGDITPGSYVRISGQTAIGEVLSVKGKDAEIRIGDLKSNVKLNRLEKVSRKTYRAATGDKGIKAAYRGVDMNERMLNFSFNLDMRGKRGEEALGLVDQFMDNAIMLGYDELRIVHGKGDGILRTLVRNHLRGYKQVAGMYDEHADRGGAGVTIVKLK
- a CDS encoding Gfo/Idh/MocA family protein, with amino-acid sequence MNKIKVGVVGTGFIGPAHIEALRRLPNVEVAALCEVTAELAKEKADALGIARSYTFDELLKQDDIQAIHICTPNFLHYSQSKAALLAGKHVICEKPLAKDLAEAEELVELAAKTGLVNAVHFNLRYYPLARQMKSMREKGELGEIYSFIGSYLQDWLFYNTDYNWRLEPDKSGDSRAIADIGSHLMDILEYITGLKTVAVFADFNTVHKTRKKPLKAVETYSGKLLQPEDYADVPINTEDHANVLLRFDNGNKGVITVSQVSAGRKNRMSLEISGSKKTFSWCSESPNELWIGNRDKANEILLRDPSLVNEDVRSTITFPGGHNEGFPDTSKQMFKEVYAAIAEGKQPENPTFPTFADGYRELLICEKILESNRAEAWVTI